A part of Miscanthus floridulus cultivar M001 chromosome 6, ASM1932011v1, whole genome shotgun sequence genomic DNA contains:
- the LOC136460338 gene encoding uncharacterized protein gives MRPLGHIDLPVCFGTPSNYHKEVLTFKVVGFKRTYHAILGQSCYAKFMGVPNYTYLKLKMLGPNGVITVESTYEHAYDCNVECIEYAKALMEAETLLLNLDRLGSEAPDSKRHARTFEPTEAVKLISVDPTCSDDWALRISATLDIK, from the coding sequence ATGCGACCCCTTGGGCACATTGACTTGCCCGTCtgtttcggcactccctccaactaccacaaggaggtcctcaccttcaaggtggttgggttcaagcgAACCtatcatgccatcttggggcaatcgtgctatgccaagttcatgggggtccccaactatacctacctcaagctcaagatgctgggccccaatggcgtcatcactgtcgagtccacatacgagcatgcatacgactgcaacGTCGAATGCATTGAGTATGCcaaggctctcatggaggccgagaccctccttctcaacctcgaccgacttggtagcgaggcgcctgactccaagcgtcatgctaggactttcgagcccacagaggccgtcaagctcatctcggtcgaccccacctgctccgaTGACTGGGCgctaaggatcagcgccaccctcgacatcaaatag